A window of Pirellulales bacterium contains these coding sequences:
- a CDS encoding Gfo/Idh/MocA family oxidoreductase, which produces MRPVRVAVVGAGHLGRIHARILAGLPDVTLAGVVDPLEAHRREVAAAHGATAYSDHRELSGRIDAAVVATPTRFHCQVARDLLTDGVHLLIEKPLAATTAQASELVELARRRGLVLQVGHVERFNPAFVAAQPYVRAPKYIEAVRRGGFSFRSTDIGVVLDLMVHDIDLVLSIVNSPLRRVDALGVALFGRHEDLVNARLSFENGCVAALSASRASHSAARTLHVWSAQGFAAVDLAARTVDVVRPSAAVLRGELDVERLTPDERTLLKDSLLDEHLPRQTVGVEPGDPLSGELTEFVTSIRTGRAPRVSGEAGLEAVKVAERILLQVQTHAWEGNPTGPVGPRVAGAPQILRGPHWHLKPSDAPAERRRAG; this is translated from the coding sequence ATGAGACCGGTGCGAGTGGCGGTGGTCGGCGCCGGGCATCTGGGCCGCATTCACGCCCGTATTCTGGCCGGCCTGCCGGACGTGACGCTGGCCGGCGTGGTCGATCCGCTGGAAGCCCACCGCCGCGAAGTCGCGGCCGCGCACGGCGCCACGGCCTATTCCGATCATCGTGAGCTGTCGGGGCGCATCGACGCCGCGGTGGTCGCCACTCCCACGCGGTTTCACTGCCAGGTTGCCAGAGACTTGCTGACCGACGGGGTACACCTGTTGATCGAAAAGCCGCTGGCGGCGACGACGGCCCAGGCCAGCGAGTTGGTCGAGCTGGCCCGGCGCCGCGGGCTGGTGCTGCAAGTGGGCCATGTGGAGCGATTCAACCCGGCCTTCGTGGCGGCGCAACCCTATGTTCGGGCGCCCAAATACATCGAAGCGGTGCGCCGCGGCGGCTTCAGCTTCCGTTCGACCGACATTGGCGTGGTGCTCGACTTGATGGTCCACGACATCGACTTGGTGCTCTCCATCGTCAATTCGCCCTTGCGGCGCGTGGACGCTTTGGGCGTCGCGCTGTTTGGCCGGCACGAAGACCTCGTCAACGCGCGGCTGAGCTTTGAGAACGGCTGCGTGGCGGCGCTCAGCGCGTCGCGGGCCAGCCATTCGGCGGCCCGCACGCTGCACGTTTGGTCGGCCCAGGGTTTTGCGGCGGTCGACTTGGCTGCTCGAACGGTCGACGTGGTGCGGCCGAGCGCCGCGGTGCTGCGTGGCGAGCTCGACGTCGAACGATTGACGCCGGACGAACGAACGCTTCTCAAGGACTCACTGCTGGACGAGCACTTGCCTCGTCAGACGGTGGGGGTGGAACCGGGCGATCCCTTGAGCGGCGAGCTGACCGAGTTCGTGACGAGCATCCGCACGGGACGAGCGCCGCGCGTATCGGGCGAGGCGGGGTTGGAGGCCGTCAAGGTTGCCGAGCGCATCCTGCTTCAGGTGCAGACGCATGCCTGGGAGGGAAACCCCACGGGTCCGGTGGGTCCGCGCGTGGCTGGCGCGCCGCAGATTCTTCGCGGGCCGCACTGGCATCTCAAGCCGAGCGACGCGCCGGCCGAGCGTCGCCGCGCCGGTTGA
- the lpxA gene encoding acyl-ACP--UDP-N-acetylglucosamine O-acyltransferase, producing MASVAEHAVIDPHAEIDEDVEIGPFCVIGPNVRIGRGCRLENNVTIMGHVALGEYNHLYPGVVIGGEPQDLSYRGSDTLVRIGDYNTFRECVTVNRATEKEDGVTGVGSHNYFMACTHVAHDCRVGSHIVIANGTLLGGHVHVQDYASLSGGVAVHHYTTIGGYSFVSGLSRVLHDVPPFMLVEGHPTRPRCINVVALKRNHFSPEAIRALAEAHRLLYRARVGLDHAREILRGKEHLLPEVNELLSFVEVQQEGQHGRGRERRRAA from the coding sequence ATGGCCTCCGTCGCAGAACACGCCGTCATCGACCCGCACGCCGAAATCGACGAGGACGTCGAAATCGGGCCGTTCTGCGTCATCGGCCCGAACGTTCGCATCGGCCGCGGCTGCCGGTTGGAAAACAACGTCACCATCATGGGCCACGTCGCGCTGGGCGAATATAACCATCTCTATCCCGGCGTGGTCATTGGCGGCGAGCCGCAGGACCTCAGCTATCGCGGCAGCGATACGCTGGTACGGATCGGCGACTACAACACCTTCCGCGAGTGCGTCACCGTCAACCGGGCCACCGAGAAAGAAGACGGCGTGACCGGCGTCGGCAGCCACAACTATTTTATGGCCTGCACCCACGTGGCCCACGATTGCCGGGTGGGAAGCCACATCGTGATTGCCAACGGCACCTTGCTCGGCGGGCACGTTCACGTTCAAGACTATGCTTCGCTGTCGGGCGGCGTGGCCGTACACCACTACACCACCATCGGCGGCTACAGCTTTGTCTCCGGTCTCAGCCGCGTGCTGCACGACGTGCCGCCCTTCATGCTCGTGGAAGGCCACCCCACGCGGCCGCGGTGCATCAACGTGGTGGCCTTGAAGCGAAACCACTTTTCGCCCGAAGCGATCCGGGCCTTGGCCGAGGCCCATCGCCTGCTGTACCGCGCGCGGGTCGGCCTGGACCATGCCCGTGAGATTCTCCGCGGCAAAGAGCATCTGCTTCCCGAAGTCAACGAGTTGCTCTCGTTTGTGGAGGTGCAACAAGAGGGCCAGCACGGCCGCGGACGCGAGCGACGGAGGGCCGCATGA
- the lpxC gene encoding UDP-3-O-acyl-N-acetylglucosamine deacetylase: MWGDDAGAVGNRVIDTVGLSCLGLMLNRFSDDARRSLHAPRRQQTLLAAAVVEGVGYWTGKDVRVEFRPAACDSGITFVRSDLARPLRIRATVANRVEAPRRTTLRSGGASVEMVEHIMAALGGLGVDNCEVWVNAAEMPGLDGSSLPYVDALTSAGIVEQQSVRPRLVVREITRLGNEEAWVEARPAVSDGLTLKFHLDYGSGNAIGRQTLSLPVTPDSFRRELAPSRTFMLKAEAEWLLAQGLCRRTSSKDLLVFDAEGPIDNELRFHDECVRHKALDLVGDLSLAGCDLVAHVIAYRSGHRLNAELVRVLLTEGDMVGGYKRSA; the protein is encoded by the coding sequence ATGTGGGGCGACGACGCGGGGGCCGTCGGCAATCGCGTGATCGACACCGTTGGTTTGAGCTGTTTGGGACTTATGTTGAACCGTTTCTCGGATGACGCCCGCCGCTCGTTGCACGCGCCTCGCCGACAGCAAACGCTGCTCGCGGCCGCCGTGGTCGAAGGAGTCGGCTATTGGACCGGCAAGGACGTGCGGGTGGAGTTTCGCCCCGCCGCCTGTGATAGCGGCATCACCTTCGTGCGCAGCGATCTGGCGCGTCCGCTGCGGATTCGGGCCACCGTGGCCAACCGCGTCGAGGCGCCGCGCCGCACCACGCTGCGCTCCGGCGGCGCCAGCGTCGAGATGGTCGAGCACATCATGGCCGCGCTGGGCGGTCTGGGCGTCGACAACTGCGAGGTCTGGGTGAACGCGGCCGAGATGCCCGGTCTCGACGGTTCCAGCCTGCCCTACGTCGACGCCCTGACCTCGGCCGGAATTGTCGAGCAGCAGTCCGTGCGTCCGAGGCTCGTGGTCCGCGAGATCACCCGGTTGGGTAACGAAGAAGCCTGGGTCGAAGCGCGGCCGGCCGTTTCCGACGGCCTGACGTTGAAGTTTCACCTCGATTATGGGTCGGGCAATGCCATCGGCCGGCAGACGCTCAGCTTGCCCGTCACGCCCGATTCCTTCCGTCGCGAGCTGGCTCCCAGCCGCACCTTCATGCTCAAGGCCGAGGCCGAGTGGCTGCTGGCGCAGGGGCTCTGCCGGCGGACCTCGAGCAAAGACCTGCTGGTGTTCGATGCCGAAGGCCCCATCGACAACGAGCTGCGGTTCCACGACGAGTGCGTGCGCCACAAGGCCCTCGACCTGGTCGGCGACCTGTCGCTGGCCGGCTGCGACCTGGTGGCCCATGTGATCGCCTACCGCAGCGGGCACCGGCTGAACGCCGAGCTGGTGCGGGTGCTGCTCACCGAGGGCGACATGGTAGGCGGATACAAACGTAGTGCGTGA
- a CDS encoding OmpH family outer membrane protein, whose protein sequence is MKKNLPLAVFLAALAAVHAAAPRASAQQRTAAGSPSAPQVALLDLAYIFGNHVKFKQLTDALRRDVEAAEAELKNNKAALQKMVDQLDSYNRGTPEYRQLEEDITKRQAEIQVQVNVQKRDFFEQEAKMYYTVYQEIMEQVRYYSDKHGILLVMRFNGDPLDENDPQGIQKELNKAVLYHNKMIDITPYILDAVNPPRGNASARPAPVPTTTRRPQGVLPPR, encoded by the coding sequence GTGAAAAAGAATCTTCCTTTGGCCGTCTTCCTGGCGGCTTTGGCCGCTGTCCACGCCGCCGCGCCGCGGGCCTCGGCCCAGCAACGAACGGCGGCAGGCAGCCCATCCGCCCCGCAGGTCGCCCTTCTCGACCTGGCCTACATCTTCGGCAACCACGTGAAGTTCAAGCAGCTCACCGACGCACTGCGGCGTGACGTGGAAGCGGCCGAAGCCGAGCTCAAGAACAACAAGGCCGCCTTGCAAAAGATGGTCGATCAACTCGACAGCTACAATCGCGGCACGCCCGAATACCGCCAGCTCGAAGAGGACATCACCAAACGCCAGGCGGAAATCCAGGTGCAGGTGAACGTGCAAAAACGCGACTTCTTCGAGCAGGAAGCGAAGATGTACTACACTGTTTACCAAGAGATCATGGAGCAGGTGCGCTACTATTCCGACAAGCACGGCATCCTGCTGGTGATGCGGTTCAATGGCGACCCGTTGGATGAAAACGATCCGCAGGGCATCCAAAAAGAGCTGAACAAGGCGGTGCTGTACCACAACAAGATGATCGACATCACGCCCTATATTCTCGATGCGGTGAATCCGCCGCGGGGCAACGCATCGGCGCGTCCGGCCCCCGTGCCCACGACCACCCGCCGGCCGCAAGGCGTGCTGCCGCCAAGATAA
- a CDS encoding efflux RND transporter permease subunit — protein sequence MRGLIEASIRNKHAVVVFCLTIVLLGGISLTQIPIDILPSYKSPAVMVLTFYSGMPPSDVEKDITNRIERWTDMASGLKRQESRSILGASVVYNYFYSNVDKGEAVTLTQSLAQSVVPMMPPGTLPPVVMSYDPTSTTPVCMIALNSQEYGEKTLYDVGRYEVRNRVMTVRGAVSPVVFGGKIRAVQVYLDRQRMQARKLSPLDVMTSLYTSNIFLPTGELIIGDKDYYVQSNSLFADPKDMAQIPLRTEHGNRGFVGDVADPSDDAMIQTTIVRVQGKKQVYIPVMRQSGASTVEVVDQLKAKLPDIESQLSRPGIKLEMIMDQSVYVRQSIHSLAQEGSLGAILCSLTILLFLGQPRMTAIAVMSIPLSVLSAIALLFVCGQTINVMTLSGLAMAIGPMVDSAIICLENTDRFMEQGKPVHEAALEGASQVALPELVSSLSTLMVLTPLAFLPGVSSFLFAPMAMAVTFAMATAYILSRTLIPAASVAWLKPKKRQHKGGDEEGGPLHRAFGKFQAGVEAWIEEYGKLLDWMIEHRWITVIVGYSLLIVVVSALILPLRREFFPEVDAGSFEIYCRGPSGTRLRVMNDRVAELEDYIRREIPEHDLQLILSEIGVTPDWSSGYSKNSAKFESIVRIQLTEDRHETAQHYVKALRHGFARQKKFSDLEFSFNSGGLILSALNEGKVTPIDIRVKGKKPQEAHKIADLIHRKVAMIDGVVDSRILQREDYPTYKVEVDRAKAADLGLSQEDVVKSVIAALNSSIQFNKNIFWIDEKSGNQYFVGVQYPQADVENMESLLNIPVTGVNQWKLAHRAVMKNPPEITRPVEPNREEIAAPVPLANLVKISRTTSPPLVTHEDIRPTIELQVNVEERDLGHVADDIAKAIDGFGQRKEKKSDKGQGGGTTWQAFDPDSDEKKPLQGTDISLSGEYSRMQETFENLAIGLLLASVLIYFMMVALDQSFVVPLCVLLGVPLIMTGVLPALYFTKTAINIQSLLGIIFSVGIKVANTVLMTDVAQELREKENLSPIEAIRKAARMRVRPVTMTALAAFFAMIPTALALEQGSEANAPLGRAILGGLIAGEPATLFVVPCLYAIMVREDCSEGEGEGNEDEDD from the coding sequence ATGCGCGGACTGATCGAAGCCTCGATTCGCAACAAGCACGCGGTCGTCGTCTTTTGTTTGACGATCGTGCTGTTGGGCGGCATCAGCCTCACACAGATCCCGATCGACATCTTGCCGTCGTACAAAAGCCCGGCCGTCATGGTGCTGACGTTCTACAGCGGCATGCCCCCCTCGGACGTCGAAAAAGACATCACCAACCGCATCGAACGCTGGACCGACATGGCCTCGGGCTTGAAGCGCCAGGAATCGCGGTCGATCCTGGGGGCCAGCGTCGTCTACAACTATTTCTATTCCAACGTCGACAAGGGCGAGGCGGTCACGCTGACGCAATCGCTGGCCCAATCGGTGGTGCCGATGATGCCGCCGGGCACGTTGCCGCCCGTGGTCATGTCGTACGATCCGACCAGCACCACGCCGGTCTGCATGATCGCGCTCAACAGCCAGGAATACGGCGAGAAGACGCTCTACGACGTCGGCCGCTATGAGGTCCGCAATCGGGTGATGACCGTGCGCGGCGCGGTCTCGCCCGTCGTGTTCGGCGGCAAGATCCGGGCGGTGCAAGTTTATCTCGATCGGCAACGGATGCAGGCCCGCAAGCTGTCGCCCTTGGATGTGATGACGTCGCTTTATACCTCCAACATCTTTTTGCCCACGGGCGAGCTGATCATCGGCGACAAAGACTATTACGTCCAAAGCAATTCCTTGTTCGCCGACCCCAAGGACATGGCCCAGATCCCGCTCCGCACCGAGCACGGCAACCGCGGCTTTGTGGGCGACGTGGCCGATCCCTCCGACGATGCCATGATCCAAACCACCATCGTCCGCGTGCAGGGTAAAAAGCAGGTCTATATTCCCGTCATGCGACAGAGCGGCGCCAGCACCGTCGAGGTGGTCGACCAGTTGAAGGCGAAGCTGCCCGATATCGAAAGCCAATTGTCGCGGCCGGGCATCAAGCTGGAAATGATCATGGACCAATCCGTCTATGTCCGGCAATCGATTCATAGCCTGGCGCAGGAAGGCTCGCTGGGGGCCATCCTCTGCTCGCTGACCATCCTGCTGTTTCTGGGCCAGCCGCGCATGACGGCCATCGCCGTGATGAGCATTCCACTTTCGGTGCTGTCGGCCATCGCGTTGCTCTTCGTTTGCGGGCAGACGATCAACGTGATGACGCTGTCTGGACTCGCGATGGCGATTGGCCCCATGGTGGACAGCGCGATCATCTGCCTGGAAAACACCGATCGGTTCATGGAGCAGGGCAAACCGGTGCATGAGGCGGCCCTGGAAGGCGCCAGCCAAGTGGCCTTGCCTGAGTTGGTGTCCAGCCTCAGCACGCTGATGGTGCTCACTCCGCTGGCATTCTTGCCGGGCGTGAGCTCGTTCCTTTTCGCACCGATGGCCATGGCTGTGACCTTCGCGATGGCGACGGCCTACATTCTGTCGAGAACGCTGATTCCGGCCGCCTCGGTGGCCTGGCTGAAACCGAAAAAGCGGCAGCACAAGGGCGGCGACGAAGAAGGCGGCCCGCTGCACCGGGCATTCGGAAAGTTTCAAGCGGGGGTGGAAGCCTGGATCGAAGAGTACGGCAAATTGCTCGATTGGATGATCGAGCACCGTTGGATCACCGTCATCGTCGGCTACTCCCTGTTGATCGTCGTCGTGAGCGCGTTGATCCTGCCGTTGCGGCGAGAGTTCTTTCCCGAAGTCGACGCCGGCTCGTTCGAAATCTATTGCCGCGGACCGAGCGGGACGCGCCTCCGCGTGATGAACGACCGCGTGGCGGAACTCGAAGACTATATTCGCCGTGAGATTCCCGAGCACGACTTGCAGCTCATTCTGTCCGAGATCGGCGTCACGCCCGACTGGTCGAGCGGCTATTCGAAGAACTCCGCCAAATTCGAGTCGATCGTCCGCATTCAATTGACCGAAGACCGCCATGAGACGGCGCAGCACTACGTCAAGGCGTTGCGGCACGGTTTCGCGAGGCAGAAAAAGTTCAGCGACCTCGAGTTCTCTTTCAACTCCGGGGGCTTGATCCTCAGCGCCCTGAACGAAGGCAAAGTCACGCCCATTGACATCCGAGTCAAGGGAAAGAAACCGCAGGAGGCGCATAAGATCGCCGATCTGATTCACCGCAAGGTGGCCATGATCGATGGCGTGGTCGACTCGCGCATTCTGCAGCGAGAAGACTACCCGACCTACAAAGTGGAGGTCGACCGCGCCAAAGCGGCCGATCTCGGCCTGAGCCAGGAAGACGTGGTCAAGTCGGTGATCGCGGCCCTGAATTCGAGCATTCAGTTCAACAAAAACATCTTCTGGATCGATGAGAAAAGCGGCAACCAGTATTTCGTCGGAGTGCAGTATCCGCAAGCCGACGTGGAGAATATGGAGTCGTTGCTGAACATCCCGGTGACGGGCGTCAACCAATGGAAGCTGGCGCATCGGGCCGTGATGAAAAACCCGCCGGAGATCACCCGGCCGGTGGAACCCAACCGTGAGGAGATCGCCGCGCCCGTGCCCTTGGCCAACCTGGTGAAAATCAGCCGCACCACCAGCCCGCCCTTGGTCACGCACGAGGACATTCGCCCCACGATCGAGCTGCAGGTGAATGTGGAGGAGCGCGACCTGGGCCACGTGGCCGACGACATTGCCAAGGCCATCGACGGCTTTGGCCAACGCAAAGAGAAGAAATCCGACAAGGGGCAAGGCGGTGGAACGACATGGCAAGCCTTCGACCCCGACTCGGACGAGAAAAAACCCCTGCAGGGGACTGATATCTCGCTCAGCGGCGAGTATTCGCGAATGCAAGAGACCTTCGAAAACTTGGCGATCGGCCTGCTCCTGGCGAGCGTACTGATTTATTTCATGATGGTGGCCCTCGACCAATCGTTCGTTGTGCCGCTGTGCGTGCTGCTGGGCGTGCCGTTGATCATGACGGGCGTGCTGCCGGCCCTCTACTTCACGAAAACGGCGATCAACATCCAGTCGCTGTTGGGAATCATTTTCAGCGTGGGCATCAAGGTGGCCAACACCGTGCTAATGACCGACGTGGCGCAGGAGCTGCGCGAGAAAGAGAATCTTTCTCCCATCGAAGCGATTCGCAAGGCGGCCCGAATGCGGGTGCGCCCGGTGACGATGACGGCGCTGGCCGCGTTCTTCGCCATGATTCCCACCGCCTTGGCCTTGGAGCAAGGCAGCGAGGCCAACGCTCCCTTGGGCCGCGCCATACTGGGCGGACTGATTGCCGGCGAGCCTGCCACGCTGTTCGTCGTGCCGTGTCTCTATGCGATCATGGTCCGCGAGGATTGCTCCGAGGGAGAAGGCGAAGGCAACGAGGACGAGGACGACTGA